A single Zonotrichia albicollis isolate bZonAlb1 chromosome 28, bZonAlb1.hap1, whole genome shotgun sequence DNA region contains:
- the CAMK1G gene encoding calcium/calmodulin-dependent protein kinase type 1G isoform X3, translating into MGRKEEEGSGSWKKQTSNIRKTFIFMEALGSGAFSEVFLVKQKSTGQLFALKCIKKSPLNRDSSLENEIAVLKKIKHENIVTLEDIYESTTHFYLVMQLVSGGELFDRILERGVYTEKDASLVIHQVLTAVKYLHENGIVHRDLKPENLLYLTPEENSKIMITDFGLSKMEQNGIMSTACGTPGYVAPEVLAQKPYSKAVDCWSIGVITYILLCGYPPFYEETESKLFEKIKEGYYEFESPFWDDISESAKDFIRHLLEKNPSARFTCEEALRHPWINGNTALHRDIYPSVSAQIQKNFAKSKWRQAFNAAAVVHHMKKLHMSGHGAAEGSVPAPETPEPPRPSSPSGTPPTAAPGDDKDTAQGNSQGHPNPPRPPQETAMGEEKLASPPEEGPLPRDSSLAMLDTPSPPEEGPLPRDSSLAMLDTPRPPEGPLPYTPSLVLSHTPSPPEEEGPLPRDTPSPLEEEPLPRHSSLALPDSHSPPGRSSCGCSPSCVGHEKSKASSCSETVLLKKSSRSHSHFKSEVLVPVKTSKHSSHCGTGQTGVCLIM; encoded by the exons ATGGGGCgcaaggaggaggaaggcagcgGCTCCTGGAAGAAGCAGACGAGCAACATCCGCAAAACCTTCATCTTCATGGAGGCCCTGGGCTC AGGCGCCTTCTCAGAAGTTTTCCTGGTGAAGCAGAAGAGCACTGGCCAGCTCTTTGCTCTGAAATGCATCAAGAAGTCTCCTCTcaacagggacagcagcctggAGAATGAAATAGCAGTGCTGAAAAA GATAAAGCATGAAAACATTGTGACTCTGGAGGATATTTATGAGAGCACAACCCACTTCTACCTGGTCATGCAGCT GGTGTCAGGGGGAGAGCTGTTTGACAGGATCCTGGAGCGGGGAGTGTACACCGAGAAGGACGCGAGCCTGGTGATCCACCAGGTGCTGACAGCTGTGAAATACCTGCATGAGAATGGCATCGTGCACCGGGACCTCAAG CCTGAGAACCTGCTGTACCTCACTCCTGAGGAGAACTCCAAAATCATGATCACGGATTTTGGCCTGTCAAAGATGGAGCAGAACGGGATCATGTCCACGGCCTGTGGGACCCCAGGATACGTGG cccccgAGGTGCTGGCCCAGAAGCCCTACAGCAAAGCCGTGGATTGCTGGTCCATCGGGGTCATCACCTACATCCT gctctgtgggTACCCTCCTTTCTACGAGGAAACCGAATCCAAACTCTTTGAGAAGATCAAGGAAGGCTACTACGAGTTCGAGTCTCCGTTTTGGGATGATATCTCCGAGTCAG CCAAGGACTTCATCCGGCACCTGCTGGAGAAGAACCCGAGCGCGAGGTTCACCTGTGAGGAGGCCCTGAGGCACCCGTG GATTAATGGAAATACAGCCCTTCACCGTGACATCTACCCATCTGTCAGTGCTCAGATCCAGAAAAACTTTGCAAAGAGCAAATGGAGG CAAGCCTTCAACGCCGCGGCCGTCGTGCACCACATGAAGAAGCTGCACATGAGCGGCCACGGGGCGGCCgagggctctgtccctgccccagagacccccgagccccccaggcccagcagcccctCGGGGACCCCCccaacagcagcaccaggagatgACAAGGACACAGCTCAGGGCAACTCACAGGGgcacccaaacccacccagacCCCCGCAGGAGACAGCAATGGGGGAGGAAAAGCTGGCAAGCCCCCCAGAGGAGGGacccctgcccagggacagcagc ctggccatgctggacacccccagccccccagaGGAGGGacccctgcccagggacagcagcctggCCATGCTGGACACCCCCAGGCCCCCAGAGGGACCCCTGCCATACACCCCCAGCCTGGTCCTGTCACATACCCCCAGCCCCCCAGAGGAGGAGGGacccctgcccagggacacccccagccccctggaGGAGGAACCcctgcccaggcacagcagcctggccctgccagacagccacagccccccgggcaggagctcctgtggctgcagcccctcctgtgtgGGCCATGAGAAGAGCAAGGCGTCCTCCTGCTCCGAGACAGTGCTGCTCAAAAAGTCGTCAAGATCCCA CAGCCATTTCAAGTCAGAGGTTCTCGTTCCAGTGAAAACCAGTAAACACTCATCTCACTGTGGCACTGGGCAAACTGGAGTTTGTTTGATCATGTGA
- the CAMK1G gene encoding calcium/calmodulin-dependent protein kinase type 1G isoform X1 gives MGRKEEEGSGSWKKQTSNIRKTFIFMEALGSGAFSEVFLVKQKSTGQLFALKCIKKSPLNRDSSLENEIAVLKKIKHENIVTLEDIYESTTHFYLVMQLVSGGELFDRILERGVYTEKDASLVIHQVLTAVKYLHENGIVHRDLKPENLLYLTPEENSKIMITDFGLSKMEQNGIMSTACGTPGYVAPEVLAQKPYSKAVDCWSIGVITYILLCGYPPFYEETESKLFEKIKEGYYEFESPFWDDISESAKDFIRHLLEKNPSARFTCEEALRHPWINGNTALHRDIYPSVSAQIQKNFAKSKWRQAFNAAAVVHHMKKLHMSGHGAAEGSVPAPETPEPPRPSSPSGTPPTAAPGDDKDTAQGNSQGHPNPPRPPQETAMGEEKLASPPEEGPLPRDSSLAMMDTPRPPEGPLPRDSSLAMLDTPSPPEEGPLPRDSSLAMLDTPRPPEGPLPYTPSLVLSHTPSPPEEEGPLPRDTPSPLEEEPLPRHSSLALPDSHSPPGRSSCGCSPSCVGHEKSKASSCSETVLLKKSSRSHSHFKSEVLVPVKTSKHSSHCGTGQTGVCLIM, from the exons ATGGGGCgcaaggaggaggaaggcagcgGCTCCTGGAAGAAGCAGACGAGCAACATCCGCAAAACCTTCATCTTCATGGAGGCCCTGGGCTC AGGCGCCTTCTCAGAAGTTTTCCTGGTGAAGCAGAAGAGCACTGGCCAGCTCTTTGCTCTGAAATGCATCAAGAAGTCTCCTCTcaacagggacagcagcctggAGAATGAAATAGCAGTGCTGAAAAA GATAAAGCATGAAAACATTGTGACTCTGGAGGATATTTATGAGAGCACAACCCACTTCTACCTGGTCATGCAGCT GGTGTCAGGGGGAGAGCTGTTTGACAGGATCCTGGAGCGGGGAGTGTACACCGAGAAGGACGCGAGCCTGGTGATCCACCAGGTGCTGACAGCTGTGAAATACCTGCATGAGAATGGCATCGTGCACCGGGACCTCAAG CCTGAGAACCTGCTGTACCTCACTCCTGAGGAGAACTCCAAAATCATGATCACGGATTTTGGCCTGTCAAAGATGGAGCAGAACGGGATCATGTCCACGGCCTGTGGGACCCCAGGATACGTGG cccccgAGGTGCTGGCCCAGAAGCCCTACAGCAAAGCCGTGGATTGCTGGTCCATCGGGGTCATCACCTACATCCT gctctgtgggTACCCTCCTTTCTACGAGGAAACCGAATCCAAACTCTTTGAGAAGATCAAGGAAGGCTACTACGAGTTCGAGTCTCCGTTTTGGGATGATATCTCCGAGTCAG CCAAGGACTTCATCCGGCACCTGCTGGAGAAGAACCCGAGCGCGAGGTTCACCTGTGAGGAGGCCCTGAGGCACCCGTG GATTAATGGAAATACAGCCCTTCACCGTGACATCTACCCATCTGTCAGTGCTCAGATCCAGAAAAACTTTGCAAAGAGCAAATGGAGG CAAGCCTTCAACGCCGCGGCCGTCGTGCACCACATGAAGAAGCTGCACATGAGCGGCCACGGGGCGGCCgagggctctgtccctgccccagagacccccgagccccccaggcccagcagcccctCGGGGACCCCCccaacagcagcaccaggagatgACAAGGACACAGCTCAGGGCAACTCACAGGGgcacccaaacccacccagacCCCCGCAGGAGACAGCAATGGGGGAGGAAAAGCTGGCAAGCCCCCCAGAGGAGGGacccctgcccagggacagcagcctggCCATGATGGACACCCCCAGGCCCCCAGAGGGacccctgcccagggacagcagcctggccatgctggacacccccagccccccagaGGAGGGacccctgcccagggacagcagcctggCCATGCTGGACACCCCCAGGCCCCCAGAGGGACCCCTGCCATACACCCCCAGCCTGGTCCTGTCACATACCCCCAGCCCCCCAGAGGAGGAGGGacccctgcccagggacacccccagccccctggaGGAGGAACCcctgcccaggcacagcagcctggccctgccagacagccacagccccccgggcaggagctcctgtggctgcagcccctcctgtgtgGGCCATGAGAAGAGCAAGGCGTCCTCCTGCTCCGAGACAGTGCTGCTCAAAAAGTCGTCAAGATCCCA CAGCCATTTCAAGTCAGAGGTTCTCGTTCCAGTGAAAACCAGTAAACACTCATCTCACTGTGGCACTGGGCAAACTGGAGTTTGTTTGATCATGTGA
- the CAMK1G gene encoding calcium/calmodulin-dependent protein kinase type 1G isoform X2, producing the protein MGRKEEEGSGSWKKQTSNIRKTFIFMEALGSGAFSEVFLVKQKSTGQLFALKCIKKSPLNRDSSLENEIAVLKKIKHENIVTLEDIYESTTHFYLVMQLVSGGELFDRILERGVYTEKDASLVIHQVLTAVKYLHENGIVHRDLKPENLLYLTPEENSKIMITDFGLSKMEQNGIMSTACGTPGYVAPEVLAQKPYSKAVDCWSIGVITYILLCGYPPFYEETESKLFEKIKEGYYEFESPFWDDISESAKDFIRHLLEKNPSARFTCEEALRHPWINGNTALHRDIYPSVSAQIQKNFAKSKWRQAFNAAAVVHHMKKLHMSGHGAAEGSVPAPETPEPPRPSSPSGTPPTAAPGDDKDTAQGNSQGHPNPPRPPQETAMGEEKLASPPEEGPLPRDSSLAMMDTPRPPEGPLPRDSSLAMLDTPSPPEEGPLPRDSSLAMLDTPRPPEGPLPYTPSLVLSHTPSPPEEEGPLPRDTPSPLEEEPLPRHSSLALPDSHSPPGRSSCGCSPSCVGHEKSKASSCSETVLLKKSSRSHHFKSEVLVPVKTSKHSSHCGTGQTGVCLIM; encoded by the exons ATGGGGCgcaaggaggaggaaggcagcgGCTCCTGGAAGAAGCAGACGAGCAACATCCGCAAAACCTTCATCTTCATGGAGGCCCTGGGCTC AGGCGCCTTCTCAGAAGTTTTCCTGGTGAAGCAGAAGAGCACTGGCCAGCTCTTTGCTCTGAAATGCATCAAGAAGTCTCCTCTcaacagggacagcagcctggAGAATGAAATAGCAGTGCTGAAAAA GATAAAGCATGAAAACATTGTGACTCTGGAGGATATTTATGAGAGCACAACCCACTTCTACCTGGTCATGCAGCT GGTGTCAGGGGGAGAGCTGTTTGACAGGATCCTGGAGCGGGGAGTGTACACCGAGAAGGACGCGAGCCTGGTGATCCACCAGGTGCTGACAGCTGTGAAATACCTGCATGAGAATGGCATCGTGCACCGGGACCTCAAG CCTGAGAACCTGCTGTACCTCACTCCTGAGGAGAACTCCAAAATCATGATCACGGATTTTGGCCTGTCAAAGATGGAGCAGAACGGGATCATGTCCACGGCCTGTGGGACCCCAGGATACGTGG cccccgAGGTGCTGGCCCAGAAGCCCTACAGCAAAGCCGTGGATTGCTGGTCCATCGGGGTCATCACCTACATCCT gctctgtgggTACCCTCCTTTCTACGAGGAAACCGAATCCAAACTCTTTGAGAAGATCAAGGAAGGCTACTACGAGTTCGAGTCTCCGTTTTGGGATGATATCTCCGAGTCAG CCAAGGACTTCATCCGGCACCTGCTGGAGAAGAACCCGAGCGCGAGGTTCACCTGTGAGGAGGCCCTGAGGCACCCGTG GATTAATGGAAATACAGCCCTTCACCGTGACATCTACCCATCTGTCAGTGCTCAGATCCAGAAAAACTTTGCAAAGAGCAAATGGAGG CAAGCCTTCAACGCCGCGGCCGTCGTGCACCACATGAAGAAGCTGCACATGAGCGGCCACGGGGCGGCCgagggctctgtccctgccccagagacccccgagccccccaggcccagcagcccctCGGGGACCCCCccaacagcagcaccaggagatgACAAGGACACAGCTCAGGGCAACTCACAGGGgcacccaaacccacccagacCCCCGCAGGAGACAGCAATGGGGGAGGAAAAGCTGGCAAGCCCCCCAGAGGAGGGacccctgcccagggacagcagcctggCCATGATGGACACCCCCAGGCCCCCAGAGGGacccctgcccagggacagcagcctggccatgctggacacccccagccccccagaGGAGGGacccctgcccagggacagcagcctggCCATGCTGGACACCCCCAGGCCCCCAGAGGGACCCCTGCCATACACCCCCAGCCTGGTCCTGTCACATACCCCCAGCCCCCCAGAGGAGGAGGGacccctgcccagggacacccccagccccctggaGGAGGAACCcctgcccaggcacagcagcctggccctgccagacagccacagccccccgggcaggagctcctgtggctgcagcccctcctgtgtgGGCCATGAGAAGAGCAAGGCGTCCTCCTGCTCCGAGACAGTGCTGCTCAAAAAGTCGTCAAGATCCCA CCATTTCAAGTCAGAGGTTCTCGTTCCAGTGAAAACCAGTAAACACTCATCTCACTGTGGCACTGGGCAAACTGGAGTTTGTTTGATCATGTGA